The Bacillota bacterium genomic interval TTCCGGTGCGCATAGCGGAGGGGAAACACCCGTTCCCATTCCGAACACGGCAGTTAAGCCCTCCAGCGCCGATGGTACTGCCCGGGCCACCGGGCGGGAGAGTAGGTCCGTGCCGGGAAAGTTTTTGCTCCGCGAGATTGCGTCAATCTCGCGGAGCCGTATTCCCCGGTAGCTCAACGGCAGAGCACTCGGCTGTTAACCGAGGAGTTGCTGGTTCGAATCCAGCCCGGGGAGCCAACGAAGCCCGTGGTTGACGCCACGGGCTTCTTCCTTTTTGGGCGGCCGCGAACGCTGCGGCCGGCCCGGTCCTTGTTGCCTTGTTGGATTCTGAATCGGTATACTTGAAGCGGCATTGGAGGGTAAGCCGTCCCACGGGAGGGTTTGCACCATGGAAGACCTGGTGGCGAAAAAGCGCGCGTTTATTGAGTCGCTGAAAGGCGGCGTCATTATGGACGTCACGACGCCGGAGCAGGCCAAGATCGCGGAGGACGCCGGTGCGGTGGCTGTGATGGCCCTAGAGCGCGTGCCGGCGGACATCCGGGCTGCGGGCGGCGTCGCGCGCATGGCCGACCCGGAGATCATCATCCGCATCAAAGAAGCGGTCAGCATCCCGGTGATGGCCAAGTGCCGCATCGGGCACATCGCGGAGGCCCGCATCCTCGAGGCGCTGGGCGTGGACTGCATCGACGAGAGCGAAGTGCTGACGCCGGCGGACGACCGGCACCACATCGACAAGCATCAGTTCAAGACGCCTTTCGTGTGCGGCGCCCGCAACCTGGGCGAAGCGCTGCGCCGCATTGCAGAAGGGGCGGCCATGATCCGGACGAAGGGGGAGGCGGGCACCGGCGACATCTCAGAGGCGGTGCGGCACATGCGCCAGGTGATGGACGAGATTCGCTACGTGCAGTCGCTGCGGCCGGAGCAGCTGATGGCGGTGGCCAAAGAATGGGGAGCGCCGTACGAGCTGCTTAAGCAAGTGCACGAGACGGGCCGGCTGCCTGTGGTCAACTTCGCGGCGGGCGGCGTGGCGACGCCGGCGGACGCCGCGCTGATGATGATGCTGGGCGCCGACGGCGTATTCGTCGGCTCGGGCATCTTCAAGTCCAGCGACCCAGTGCGCCGGGCCCGGGCCATCGTCGAGGCGACGAAGCACTACAACGATCCGGAGCTGTTGGCGCGTGTCTCGCGGGGCCTCGGCGCCGCGATGGAAGGCATTACCAGCGCCGCGCTGCCGCCCGAGCAGCGGCTGTCGGGTCGCGGCGCGTAACATACGGCCGGGTGTAATACGGCTCGGCGCCGCGCTTGGCGGCGAGTATCGAGCGACAAAGCCCCGTTCGCGGTCTCGGTTCGAGGCGGGCGAAGGGGCTTTTTTCCTTTGTGGCGCCGCACCGGCGGGGCGGCGCGGAAGGAGGATGCCGCGGTGTACGACGTGGAGCGCCACGGGCCGGTGACGGCTGGCCGGGCGCTGGTGCGCCTTGGCTCGGCCGGCATGCGGGTGTACGTGTTCTACGTCGACGGGCTGCTGGTGGACACGGGACCACGCCGCCTGGCTGAGGGGTTTCGGCGCTTCGTCGACGGGCTCCCGGGCGTTGAGCAAGTGGTGCTGACTCATCTCCACGAAGACCACGCGGGCATGGCGTCGGAGGTGGCCGCCGCCGGCGTGCCCGTGTATTGCCACCCTGACGCGGTGGGTAGGACGGAGCAGCGGTTCCGGCTGCCGCTGTACCGCCGCGCCTTTTGGCGCACGCCCGAACCTTTTCCCTCCCGGCCCCTGCCGGAGCGTCTCGAGACCGGCCAGTATCGCTTCCGCATCATCCCGACGCCCGGCCACGCGGCCGAGCACGTCGCCTTGCACGAGCCGTCGCAAGGGTGGCTGTTCAGCGGCGACTTGTACCTTGGCACGCGCCTGCGCACCGCCATGCGGCAAGAGTCGCTGCCCGTGCTGATGGAGTCGATCCGCCAAGTCCTGGCGCTGGAGTTCGACACGATCTTTTGCGCGCACGCTGGCGTGGTCGCCAATGGCCAAGCGGCCTTGCGGGCTAAGCTGGAATATTTGGAAGAGCTGGCCGGCCAGGTGCGCCGGCTGGCGCAGCAGGGGCTGACCGTTGAGGAAGCGACCCGGCGGCTTTTCCCGGGCGTGCAGCCTCTGACTGTTTTTTCCTGCGGCGAATATTCGCCGCTTCACGTAGTGCGATCGCTGTGGCCGCGGGAGGAGGCATGATCAAGAGGAACGGCACGTTAGTTTGAAGCGGGCGCGCGCACGCGGCGGGCGCCGGAAGGAGACGGCGGATGAACAATCGTTCGCGGCAGCCCGGCGGGTGGGCCATTGCCGGCACGTTTATCGGCACCGTCATCGGCGCCGGCTTCGCGTCGGGGCAGGAGACGCTCCAGTTCTTTACCGCGTTCGGCCCTTACGCGCTGCCGGGATTGGCGCTGGCGACGCTGCTTTTCAGCGCGACGGCGGTCCGCCTGCTGGCGCTGGGGCGCGAAACGAAGGCGTCCTCGCACCGGGCGGTGTTGGCGTATCTGTTCGGGCCGCGGCTTGGAGCGTTGTGCGACGGGCTGTTGACGCTTGGGCTGCTGGCTTTGGCGGTGAGCATGGCCTCCGGCGCCGGGGCGGCCATGATCGAGCAGTTCGGCCGGCCCCGCTGGACGGGCTCGCTCCTCATCATGGGCCTGAGCCTTCTGGCCGTGCTGGGCGGGCTGAGCGGCGTCGTGGCCAGCATCGCGGCGTGGGCGCCGTTGCTGGTGGCGGGCATTTGGGTCGTCAGCCTGGGCTCTTTGGGCGCCGTCTGGCCATCAGCCGGCACGTCTTGGCCGG includes:
- a CDS encoding pyridoxal 5'-phosphate synthase lyase subunit PdxS, with translation MEDLVAKKRAFIESLKGGVIMDVTTPEQAKIAEDAGAVAVMALERVPADIRAAGGVARMADPEIIIRIKEAVSIPVMAKCRIGHIAEARILEALGVDCIDESEVLTPADDRHHIDKHQFKTPFVCGARNLGEALRRIAEGAAMIRTKGEAGTGDISEAVRHMRQVMDEIRYVQSLRPEQLMAVAKEWGAPYELLKQVHETGRLPVVNFAAGGVATPADAALMMMLGADGVFVGSGIFKSSDPVRRARAIVEATKHYNDPELLARVSRGLGAAMEGITSAALPPEQRLSGRGA